GGCCGTTTCCCGAATTCCTGCAACCGGATCGGGTCCAAGGCCCGATAATGCCGCCACGTCATTCATTGCTTGAAGGAGAAGATCTCCCGTTCGATCAAAAGTCCGCCCCCAAAGGGGCTTCCCAAAAACAATCCGCACCTCCATCCGCCCTCTCCCCGGCAGGTAACGGATCCCAACGGGAATAAAAGGGACCTCCACCCGCGGGTGTATGTATCTGACCAACCCGGCCTGGAAGGCTCCCACACTTCCTACGTAATAGGTCCCTTCCGGAAAGATCACCACACCTTCGCCCCCTTGAAGGAGCCCCGCCATCAACCGAAAGGAATCCCTGCTTTCCATGGGCCGGGCTCGATTTACAGGGATGCCGCCGAGAGCGGAGATGTAACGGCCCAACAGGGGATTCGAGAAGAGTTCGACCTTGGCCATGAAATACAGCAGCCGGGGAGCCGCCAATGAAAGCAACGGCACATCTTCCCAGCGCTGATGCTTGGGCAGGAGGATGAAGGCGCCCCTTCTCGGGACGTTCTCCATGCCCGAAGCCCTCAACCGGAACCGGCATGAAAAAAAGATGGAGGCAACTATTTTTGTCAGGAAAACAACAGCGTTTTTTCTTTTTCCCACCCCTTTTACGACCAAAGCCAAAGACTCCCCGGGACGTTTTTCCGGAATGAGAGGCCCCTCTTTCAACAACACCGCCCCACGTTCCACCCGGCCTTTTACTCGACGGTCACGCTTTTTGCCAGGTTCCTGGGCTTATCAATGTCCCGATTGAGGAACCGGGCGCAGTGGTATGCGAGGAGTTGGCAAGGTACAACGGTCAATATGGGGTAGAGGAA
This region of Deltaproteobacteria bacterium genomic DNA includes:
- a CDS encoding 1-acyl-sn-glycerol-3-phosphate acyltransferase, producing the protein MENVPRRGAFILLPKHQRWEDVPLLSLAAPRLLYFMAKVELFSNPLLGRYISALGGIPVNRARPMESRDSFRLMAGLLQGGEGVVIFPEGTYYVGSVGAFQAGLVRYIHPRVEVPFIPVGIRYLPGRGRMEVRIVFGKPLWGRTFDRTGDLLLQAMNDVAALSGLGPDPVAGIRETAGLYERES